The following coding sequences are from one Pigmentibacter sp. JX0631 window:
- a CDS encoding chemotaxis protein CheW: MSSNLELSNSEQKNSMVHSETKQFSSFYLDNKLYGIEVNRVQEVVRSMLMTTIPLAPDYVRGLINLRGQVATAIGLRHLFGFLDSVPNEFINIVCKLDGMLISFQVDEIGDVIEVSEKDFEQTPQTVPENIREYMLGVYKISNTLLSAINVDSIIKFLNKKN, from the coding sequence ATGTCAAGTAATTTAGAGCTCAGCAATTCTGAGCAAAAAAATTCAATGGTACATTCTGAAACAAAGCAGTTCTCTTCATTTTATTTAGACAACAAATTGTATGGTATTGAAGTAAATAGAGTTCAGGAAGTCGTGCGTTCCATGTTAATGACTACAATTCCATTAGCACCTGATTATGTGCGGGGTTTAATAAATTTACGAGGACAAGTTGCAACTGCTATAGGATTAAGACACTTATTTGGTTTTTTAGATTCTGTACCAAATGAATTTATCAATATTGTTTGCAAATTAGATGGAATGTTAATTTCTTTTCAAGTTGATGAAATAGGTGATGTTATTGAGGTATCGGAAAAAGATTTCGAACAAACTCCTCAAACAGTACCAGAAAATATTCGTGAATATATGTTAGGAGTTTATAAAATATCAAATACATTACTAAGTGCGATTAATGTCGATAGCATTATTAAGTTTTTAAATAAAAAAAATTAG
- a CDS encoding chemotaxis protein CheW, with protein sequence MAGKHDAAFQEYIEECQEMLERISSSLNEIQKNGLQEELLASIYRDIHTIKGSAQLFGFLRIGQFAHALETCLDPVRKEKLPFSKELIDCIFTGIDFMQIALLSIKSIKKEPEQSKELDKLLIQFFNSIEMNFIKTQPLIKEVLLIADKPQTLGNNINLTERVGQVSSNKGENTGFGFFGDDLPKVDSGNVNLKKSSGSDLQIAKKEEQIQKNSQNTITSNENKEIKKVVVEDNVNETIRVQVVLLNSLMNLVGELVLIRNQLLQHAKENDENQEFLKMSQRLNILTAELQTEVMKTRMQPIGNILTVYSRVVRDLSRELDKKIELQLHGVETELDKTVIEAVKDPLMHIVRNAIDHGIETIEERKKLGKKETALIQIKAYNENGLVIIEVIDDGKGLDIKRIGEKAVEKGFATIEQLAKMTEKEIQMFIFYPGFSTAATVSNISGRGVGMDVVKTNIEKIGGIVDLFSTQGQGTTVVIKIPLSLAILPALIVKANEQKFAIPQTKLVELIMIDGTEQNSEKIESLQGNMVFRLRGKLIPIISLSEVLFSKKVDLSIIEKSIANVVILNADNFLFGLIVDDIDDSADIVVKPLTQFLKELKVFSGASIMGDGTVALTLDVLGIAARAHISLENSEEKKATLIKSKISNYYHHDSSEYLLIDVGAPGHYAVPLTLVNRIEEFEQTAFEFSGEQKVIRYRESLLPIFSLPQFLNLQFEMPNKIETTRIPIIVVKKGQNFYGIEVNAVHDIIEVTSKINQSIKDRLGILGTITTDNNIIVVADILNMIEILKEKIQVGHVKKPDEINDEVQEKDLKSQRINCRILYAEDSSFFRNYVKTVLEDAGFIVDTAFDGANALEILEKAPKNHYCFVLSDIEMPQMDGLELARRVKGNNSLSHLPMMAITTKFGSKDIEEGKKAGFLNYMEKLNAEKMVKEIDKIVLKTVPASGE encoded by the coding sequence ATGGCTGGTAAACACGATGCAGCATTTCAAGAGTATATCGAAGAATGTCAGGAAATGCTTGAAAGAATTTCCTCAAGTCTAAATGAAATTCAAAAAAATGGTCTGCAGGAAGAACTTCTAGCTTCAATCTATCGTGATATTCATACCATTAAAGGTTCAGCGCAGTTATTTGGATTTTTGCGAATTGGCCAATTTGCCCACGCGCTCGAGACTTGTCTCGACCCTGTCAGGAAAGAAAAGTTACCTTTTTCAAAGGAGCTTATTGATTGTATTTTTACTGGTATTGATTTTATGCAAATTGCTTTACTCAGCATTAAAAGCATAAAAAAAGAGCCAGAACAAAGTAAAGAGTTAGATAAACTTCTCATCCAATTTTTTAATTCGATTGAAATGAATTTCATAAAAACACAACCCCTTATAAAGGAAGTCCTTCTTATAGCCGATAAGCCACAGACTTTAGGTAATAATATTAATCTTACAGAAAGAGTTGGACAAGTGAGCAGCAATAAAGGTGAAAATACTGGATTTGGATTTTTTGGAGATGATCTTCCTAAAGTAGATAGCGGAAATGTTAATTTAAAAAAATCTTCAGGAAGCGATTTACAAATTGCAAAAAAAGAAGAACAAATTCAAAAAAATTCACAAAATACAATTACCAGTAATGAAAATAAGGAAATAAAAAAGGTTGTTGTAGAAGATAATGTAAATGAAACAATCAGAGTACAAGTAGTTTTATTAAATAGTTTAATGAATTTAGTAGGTGAATTAGTATTAATTCGGAATCAATTGTTGCAACATGCGAAAGAAAATGATGAAAATCAGGAATTTTTGAAAATGAGTCAAAGGTTAAATATTTTAACCGCTGAGCTGCAAACAGAAGTTATGAAAACTCGCATGCAACCCATCGGAAATATTTTGACTGTATATTCAAGAGTAGTACGAGATTTATCAAGAGAACTCGATAAAAAAATAGAACTGCAATTGCATGGCGTTGAAACAGAATTAGACAAAACTGTTATCGAAGCAGTTAAAGATCCACTAATGCATATTGTTCGCAATGCAATAGATCATGGAATAGAAACAATTGAAGAAAGAAAAAAACTTGGGAAGAAAGAAACAGCTTTAATTCAAATTAAAGCTTACAATGAAAATGGGCTTGTTATTATTGAAGTTATTGATGATGGTAAAGGTCTTGATATTAAACGTATTGGAGAAAAAGCAGTAGAAAAAGGGTTTGCTACTATTGAGCAACTCGCAAAAATGACTGAAAAAGAAATTCAAATGTTCATTTTTTACCCCGGATTTTCAACAGCAGCAACCGTTTCTAATATCTCAGGTAGAGGTGTCGGAATGGATGTTGTAAAAACGAATATTGAAAAAATAGGGGGAATTGTAGATTTATTTAGTACACAAGGTCAAGGAACAACAGTCGTTATAAAAATTCCATTAAGTTTGGCCATTCTTCCTGCATTAATTGTGAAAGCAAATGAACAAAAATTTGCTATTCCGCAAACAAAATTAGTAGAGCTAATCATGATTGATGGGACAGAACAAAATTCAGAAAAAATTGAATCACTGCAAGGTAACATGGTATTTCGTTTAAGAGGAAAACTTATACCAATTATCTCTCTTTCTGAAGTTTTGTTTAGTAAAAAAGTTGATCTCTCCATAATCGAAAAAAGTATTGCAAATGTAGTGATATTAAATGCGGATAATTTTTTATTTGGATTAATAGTTGATGATATTGATGATTCAGCAGATATTGTTGTAAAACCTTTAACCCAATTCTTAAAAGAATTGAAAGTTTTTTCCGGGGCTTCAATAATGGGTGATGGTACGGTAGCACTTACTCTCGATGTCTTAGGAATTGCTGCAAGAGCTCATATCTCTCTTGAAAACTCAGAAGAAAAAAAGGCAACATTAATTAAAAGCAAAATCTCAAATTACTATCACCATGACTCAAGCGAATATTTATTAATTGATGTTGGTGCCCCAGGGCACTATGCTGTTCCTTTAACACTTGTGAATAGAATTGAAGAATTTGAACAAACAGCATTTGAGTTTTCTGGTGAACAAAAAGTAATTCGCTACAGGGAATCATTATTGCCAATTTTTTCCTTGCCACAATTTTTGAACTTACAGTTTGAAATGCCAAATAAAATTGAGACGACAAGAATTCCTATTATAGTTGTAAAGAAAGGTCAAAATTTTTATGGAATTGAAGTAAATGCAGTGCATGACATTATAGAAGTTACTAGTAAAATAAATCAATCAATAAAAGATAGATTAGGAATATTAGGAACGATAACTACTGATAATAATATTATAGTTGTTGCAGATATTTTAAATATGATTGAAATATTAAAAGAAAAAATTCAAGTAGGTCATGTGAAAAAGCCCGATGAAATAAATGATGAAGTGCAAGAAAAAGATTTAAAATCACAACGAATTAATTGTAGAATTTTATATGCTGAAGATAGTTCTTTTTTTAGAAACTATGTAAAAACAGTTTTAGAAGATGCTGGGTTTATTGTTGACACAGCATTTGATGGTGCAAACGCATTAGAAATATTGGAAAAGGCTCCAAAAAATCATTATTGTTTTGTCCTTTCTGATATAGAAATGCCACAAATGGATGGATTGGAATTAGCCAGAAGAGTGAAAGGTAACAATTCACTTTCGCATTTACCGATGATGGCGATTACAACAAAATTTGGTAGCAAAGATATTGAAGAAGGAAAAAAAGCTGGATTTTTAAATTACATGGAAAAGTTAAATGCTGAAAAAATGGTAAAAGAAATAGATAAAATAGTTTTAAAAACTGTTCCAGCAAGTGGAGAGTAA
- a CDS encoding response regulator codes for MEKLSFEIELINTFISETKEMLDETEAIFMQLEKNPQEFSNMDKLLRFLHTIKGSAGVVGIEGIVKFTHVFETLLIEVKNKKIELSQPILDVLLIGNDHLKQAVNGIDEDINFELNFLHEPLVKIENILNSKNLKLEENINSLPEENKKIKGNVLVIDDENEIAEFIKQVLEKENYNVVTKENGIEALEYLKQNEIDVIFTDLKMPKMDGFVFTERLREINLYIPVILVSGNLDLDYAKNFLRLGVTDFIEKPFNFLDILLVLEKAMKTRNMWKELLKISKACFKTFVYVQKLDTLLNSTENNNQYITDRQILQQCLDEIKSATTKLLNFEKDK; via the coding sequence ATGGAAAAGTTATCTTTTGAAATAGAACTAATAAATACTTTTATTTCAGAAACAAAAGAAATGTTAGACGAAACTGAAGCTATTTTTATGCAACTGGAGAAAAATCCGCAAGAATTTTCTAATATGGATAAATTACTTCGTTTTTTGCATACGATTAAAGGTTCTGCTGGTGTTGTTGGAATTGAAGGAATTGTAAAATTTACACATGTATTTGAAACCCTTTTAATTGAAGTTAAAAATAAAAAAATTGAATTGTCCCAACCCATTTTAGATGTCCTGTTAATTGGAAATGATCATTTAAAGCAAGCTGTGAATGGAATTGATGAAGACATTAATTTTGAGTTAAATTTTCTACATGAGCCTTTGGTTAAAATTGAAAATATACTTAATAGTAAAAATTTAAAATTAGAAGAAAATATAAATTCTTTGCCAGAAGAAAATAAAAAAATAAAAGGTAACGTGTTAGTTATAGATGATGAAAATGAAATTGCAGAATTTATAAAGCAAGTGTTAGAAAAAGAAAATTACAATGTTGTAACGAAAGAAAACGGGATTGAAGCTTTGGAATATTTAAAACAAAATGAAATAGATGTAATTTTTACAGATTTAAAAATGCCAAAAATGGATGGTTTTGTCTTTACTGAACGTTTAAGAGAAATTAATCTTTATATTCCGGTTATACTTGTTTCTGGTAATTTAGATCTTGATTATGCAAAAAACTTTCTTCGGTTAGGTGTGACAGATTTTATCGAAAAACCATTTAACTTTCTTGATATTCTTTTGGTCCTTGAAAAGGCAATGAAAACTAGAAATATGTGGAAAGAATTGTTGAAAATTTCTAAAGCTTGTTTTAAGACCTTTGTTTATGTCCAAAAACTAGATACACTATTAAATTCTACTGAAAATAATAATCAATATATAACTGATAGACAAATTTTACAACAGTGTCTTGATGAAATAAAAAGTGCTACGACAAAATTACTTAATTTTGAAAAAGATAAATAA
- a CDS encoding globin domain-containing protein yields the protein MQIKTDLIKDCFELIKPILDQIVLRFYDNLFLDFPQTKQILIKYDLEKQKKVLINSLITIIDNLENKKNLSQFLQELSEQLQKLPISDPHYDWAAQTFLKTLGQFLGRSWSSDLSQEWGCVFNLIVNTLKQGVNSNMQNDLQHSIVAHSSQEQIISDGKHETSCLTDEFKLNIQNAVKAIVLKQIKLEVEKYLKEELIEISRMTPEELIAVAIQPKS from the coding sequence ATGCAAATAAAAACCGATTTAATTAAAGATTGTTTTGAACTTATTAAACCTATTTTAGACCAAATAGTTTTAAGATTTTATGACAATTTGTTTTTAGATTTCCCACAAACAAAACAAATATTAATCAAATATGACCTAGAAAAACAAAAGAAGGTTTTAATAAATTCTTTAATTACAATAATTGATAATTTAGAAAATAAAAAAAATTTATCGCAATTTCTCCAAGAATTAAGCGAGCAATTGCAAAAGTTGCCAATCTCGGATCCTCACTATGATTGGGCTGCACAAACTTTTTTAAAAACGCTAGGTCAATTTTTAGGGCGATCATGGAGCTCTGATTTAAGTCAGGAATGGGGTTGTGTATTTAATTTAATTGTCAATACTTTAAAACAAGGAGTAAATAGCAATATGCAAAATGATCTTCAACATTCGATTGTAGCGCATAGCTCTCAGGAGCAAATTATTTCTGATGGAAAACATGAAACTAGCTGCCTTACTGATGAATTTAAATTAAATATTCAAAATGCAGTAAAAGCTATCGTATTAAAGCAAATAAAATTAGAAGTTGAGAAGTATCTAAAAGAAGAATTAATAGAAATTTCAAGGATGACTCCAGAAGAATTAATTGCCGTAGCCATCCAACCAAAGAGTTAA
- a CDS encoding protein-glutamate O-methyltransferase CheR: MENYKDHLLNYFSTVIENETGIIYDNSNKYLLLSRVQSLIKQLNFNSIDSLWNDIQANGLNRQLKDLLLDMATNNETSFFRDPKLFDFLKNIYVPKIMANSNKIKIWCAATSTGQEPYSIAMTMNELKDQGIYKSYEIYGTDISDRVLKQAKSGVYSLLEVQRGLPNNYLAKYFDEIHIDGSSTPSYKIKPEMSAFMTFKQLNLLQSWPMTEPFDIIFCRNVLIYQSLENKKSVISRFSRLLNPNGYLILGGAESILQLSEDYEIESYENTTVHRLKNKQ, encoded by the coding sequence ATGGAAAATTATAAAGATCATCTATTAAATTACTTTTCGACGGTCATAGAAAATGAAACTGGAATTATTTATGACAATTCAAATAAATATTTGTTACTTTCAAGAGTTCAATCGCTAATAAAACAATTAAATTTTAATAGTATAGATTCCCTTTGGAATGATATTCAAGCTAATGGTCTAAATAGACAATTGAAAGACTTATTACTTGACATGGCAACAAATAATGAAACCTCATTTTTTCGAGATCCAAAACTTTTTGATTTCTTGAAAAATATTTATGTTCCAAAAATAATGGCAAATAGTAACAAGATTAAAATTTGGTGTGCAGCTACAAGTACTGGTCAAGAACCTTATTCAATTGCCATGACAATGAATGAATTAAAAGATCAAGGAATTTATAAATCATATGAAATATATGGCACTGATATTAGTGATAGAGTCTTAAAACAAGCAAAAAGTGGAGTTTATTCATTACTAGAAGTTCAAAGAGGACTGCCAAACAATTATTTAGCAAAATATTTTGATGAAATACATATAGATGGTTCATCAACACCATCATATAAAATAAAACCAGAAATGTCTGCCTTTATGACTTTTAAGCAACTTAATTTGCTCCAAAGTTGGCCAATGACAGAACCTTTTGATATTATTTTTTGTCGAAATGTTTTAATTTATCAAAGTCTTGAAAATAAAAAAAGTGTAATTTCAAGATTTTCACGTTTACTTAATCCAAACGGTTATTTGATATTAGGTGGAGCTGAAAGTATTTTACAACTTTCCGAAGATTATGAAATTGAATCTTATGAAAATACTACGGTTCATAGGTTAAAAAACAAGCAGTAG
- a CDS encoding chemotaxis protein CheW gives MSNNKENLKILWIDDENDLLEIGKEIIIKAGYIPIFTSDVNEGLELFKNNIEDLVLVLCDYMMPGLNGFELRKKTLEFDDKIPFGIISAYVSKQMALEALNLKICGFYEKPFQFEKMLEIVKKNSKDRSQNILENRAIEATFFEEAISIIDEVEEKLILLEDDRNNGELINSIARELHTLKGSSGCLTSNIITKYVHKYEDIFQNVKKNNLLISDGILNTLFIGFDRIKELVGAIQKRNLHTFSLEKILNDLNYNEKENEKSDTKEEKRNNIGIKVKENISVPVVLLDELASYSGEITVIRNMVLKIIHGLEVKYVENKEIHVLSELFEEMTKINSVIQNKISEICKVPIGSIFKPLQRIIKDISKELNKNIQLMIEGDTIRVANSIAEVCSNCIIHLVRNSADHGIETPEERGKLNKQAKGTIQIKCEEDNNDFILNIQDDGRGIDQERVKLKALEKAIYTQEQINKMTEKEILEIIFAPGFSTASKVTDISGRGVGMDMVKSSVEAINGKLTIESNLNRGTKFSLKLPKPKSVTILNSLIIEISERTFAVPEESIEIILRIKNEEFIDSIFTVFNQKVLKRQNVIYPLVELDKILNLKPVNKGNTEYIEILVIRNEGYSFAIIIDNIIDSEEIVLKKIPNCFNFGGIFAGATFMGDGSVGLVLDAKKIAEFTGIKKITQNFSKESNLDINKSKQNSNMLVTKLEEKSMFAFPLEYIFRIEEIPKKNIQKSGALDVIQYREQVMPVYNMANILNLTKNLKHSEENMNVVVVKNNEQFVGFTVEEVLDIVERHEEIDAHIIDRIGILGNVQINGKTVSIIDVPNVLYKISISASLGLT, from the coding sequence ATGTCTAACAATAAGGAAAATTTAAAAATACTATGGATTGATGATGAAAATGATTTATTGGAAATAGGCAAAGAAATTATTATAAAAGCGGGTTATATACCTATTTTTACTAGTGATGTAAATGAAGGATTAGAATTATTTAAAAATAATATTGAAGATCTAGTTCTGGTACTTTGTGACTATATGATGCCTGGTTTGAATGGGTTTGAATTAAGAAAAAAAACTTTAGAATTTGATGATAAAATTCCATTTGGAATAATTTCAGCATATGTTTCTAAACAAATGGCGCTTGAGGCTTTAAATTTAAAAATTTGTGGTTTTTATGAAAAGCCATTTCAATTTGAAAAAATGTTAGAAATTGTAAAAAAAAATTCAAAGGATCGCAGTCAAAATATTCTTGAAAATAGAGCGATAGAAGCTACTTTTTTTGAAGAAGCAATTTCAATTATTGATGAAGTAGAAGAAAAACTCATTCTTTTAGAGGATGATAGAAATAATGGTGAGTTAATAAATTCAATTGCTAGGGAATTGCATACTTTGAAAGGTTCAAGTGGATGTTTAACTTCAAATATAATAACCAAATATGTTCATAAATATGAGGATATATTTCAGAATGTAAAAAAGAATAACTTGCTAATTAGTGACGGTATTTTAAATACTTTATTTATTGGTTTTGATAGAATTAAAGAACTTGTAGGCGCAATCCAAAAAAGAAATTTGCATACCTTTTCTTTAGAAAAAATATTAAATGATTTAAATTATAATGAGAAAGAAAATGAAAAAAGTGATACAAAAGAAGAAAAAAGAAATAATATTGGCATAAAAGTTAAAGAAAATATTTCGGTTCCTGTTGTGCTGCTAGATGAATTAGCAAGCTATTCCGGGGAAATTACAGTAATAAGAAATATGGTCTTAAAAATTATTCATGGATTAGAAGTAAAGTATGTTGAAAATAAAGAAATTCATGTTTTAAGTGAATTGTTTGAAGAAATGACAAAAATTAATAGTGTCATTCAAAATAAAATTAGTGAAATATGTAAAGTTCCAATTGGCAGTATTTTTAAACCTTTGCAGAGAATTATAAAAGATATTTCAAAAGAATTAAATAAGAATATTCAATTAATGATTGAAGGTGATACCATAAGAGTTGCTAATTCAATTGCAGAAGTGTGTAGTAATTGTATCATTCATTTAGTAAGAAATAGTGCAGATCATGGGATTGAAACACCAGAAGAAAGAGGTAAATTAAATAAGCAAGCAAAAGGTACAATTCAGATAAAATGTGAAGAAGATAATAATGACTTTATTTTAAATATTCAAGATGATGGTCGAGGTATTGATCAAGAAAGAGTAAAATTAAAAGCTTTAGAAAAAGCAATCTATACCCAAGAACAAATAAATAAAATGACCGAAAAAGAAATTCTTGAAATTATTTTTGCCCCTGGATTTAGTACTGCAAGTAAGGTTACGGATATTTCTGGACGTGGCGTTGGAATGGATATGGTTAAATCTTCAGTGGAAGCAATAAATGGAAAATTGACGATAGAGTCTAATTTAAATAGGGGCACAAAATTTTCACTTAAATTACCAAAGCCAAAATCTGTAACAATTTTAAATTCCTTAATTATTGAAATAAGTGAAAGAACTTTTGCCGTACCAGAGGAAAGCATTGAAATTATTTTACGCATAAAAAATGAAGAATTTATTGATAGTATATTCACAGTTTTTAATCAAAAAGTATTAAAAAGACAAAATGTTATTTATCCCTTAGTTGAACTTGATAAAATATTAAACTTGAAACCAGTGAATAAAGGAAATACTGAATACATTGAAATATTGGTTATTAGAAATGAGGGGTATTCTTTTGCAATTATAATTGATAATATAATTGATTCAGAAGAAATAGTATTAAAAAAAATACCTAATTGCTTTAACTTTGGGGGGATTTTTGCTGGTGCAACATTCATGGGTGATGGCTCTGTAGGACTTGTTTTAGACGCAAAAAAAATAGCGGAATTTACAGGAATAAAAAAAATTACCCAAAATTTTTCCAAAGAATCAAATTTAGATATAAATAAAAGTAAACAAAACTCAAATATGTTAGTAACAAAATTAGAAGAAAAATCGATGTTTGCTTTTCCGTTGGAATATATTTTTAGAATTGAAGAAATTCCAAAAAAAAACATTCAAAAATCTGGCGCACTAGATGTGATTCAATATCGTGAACAAGTAATGCCAGTTTACAATATGGCTAATATTTTGAATTTAACAAAAAATTTAAAACATAGCGAAGAAAATATGAATGTCGTAGTTGTAAAAAATAATGAACAATTCGTTGGTTTTACAGTTGAAGAGGTCCTAGATATTGTTGAAAGACATGAAGAAATCGATGCGCATATTATAGATAGAATAGGAATTTTAGGAAATGTGCAAATTAATGGAAAAACGGTTTCAATTATAGATGTGCCAAATGTTCTCTATAAAATAAGTATTTCTGCTAGTTTAGGGCTTACATAA
- the cheB gene encoding chemotaxis-specific protein-glutamate methyltransferase CheB, whose amino-acid sequence MRVLVVDDSVVFRSQIKSALEENSEIVVVAVAANGKIALEKIEQNVVDVVILDLEMPVMDGMQTLEEMRKRNLQQKVIIFAAPTGEGIDLAFRALKAGASDFIAKPASTTGSLEEALDGIKKELIPKVLQFKGKLAGQLNQEKKISSPTYDSQKPIPKINLSNLFLKKPKIIGIGSSTGGPNALEIVLSPLKGNKLNAPILIAQHMPPKFTEALAERIQFISGHPCFEGKQGELISPGRIYIAPGDYHMTVEKRIDGNNYIRLDQGPKRNSVRPAVDNLFESLSAIYGNGCTVFVLTGMGEDGMVGAQAVKSIAGTVIIQDQASSTVWGMPGAVYASGHFDIMSSVEECGQFLLKMVE is encoded by the coding sequence ATGCGTGTATTAGTAGTAGATGATTCTGTGGTGTTTCGCTCACAAATAAAATCTGCGTTAGAAGAAAACAGTGAAATAGTTGTTGTTGCTGTCGCTGCAAATGGGAAAATTGCATTAGAAAAAATTGAACAAAATGTAGTAGATGTCGTCATACTCGATTTAGAAATGCCTGTCATGGATGGCATGCAAACCTTAGAAGAAATGCGCAAACGAAATTTACAACAAAAAGTGATCATCTTTGCAGCACCCACCGGCGAAGGAATTGATCTGGCTTTTCGCGCATTAAAGGCAGGAGCATCTGACTTTATTGCTAAACCAGCCTCGACAACGGGTTCCTTAGAAGAAGCATTAGATGGAATTAAAAAAGAATTAATTCCAAAAGTTCTTCAATTTAAAGGAAAATTAGCAGGACAACTCAATCAAGAGAAAAAAATATCATCCCCAACATACGATTCGCAAAAACCAATTCCAAAAATAAATTTAAGTAACTTGTTTTTAAAAAAACCTAAAATAATTGGTATTGGTTCTTCCACTGGTGGACCAAATGCCTTGGAAATTGTTCTTTCTCCCTTAAAAGGGAATAAATTAAATGCACCTATTTTAATAGCCCAACATATGCCACCTAAGTTTACAGAAGCGTTAGCTGAAAGAATTCAATTTATATCAGGTCATCCTTGTTTTGAGGGAAAACAAGGAGAACTTATTTCACCTGGTCGTATTTACATTGCACCCGGCGATTACCATATGACGGTTGAAAAAAGGATTGATGGAAATAATTACATTCGTTTAGATCAAGGGCCAAAAAGAAATTCTGTGCGTCCTGCTGTGGATAATTTATTTGAATCCTTATCAGCAATTTATGGAAACGGTTGTACGGTTTTTGTTCTTACGGGAATGGGTGAAGATGGGATGGTTGGTGCACAGGCTGTAAAATCTATTGCAGGTACTGTTATCATTCAAGACCAAGCTTCATCCACTGTTTGGGGAATGCCAGGGGCGGTTTATGCATCAGGACATTTTGATATAATGAGTAGTGTTGAAGAGTGCGGACAATTTTTATTAAAAATGGTTGAGTAA